From Halobacteriovorax sp. GB3, a single genomic window includes:
- a CDS encoding lysine N(6)-hydroxylase/L-ornithine N(5)-oxygenase family protein, with translation MCNPIDLAGIGIGPFNLSLAAISEKNQNLKTHFFDQKPDFLWHSEISFKDSDMQTSFLKDLVTGIDPTSPYSFLNYLVKNGLFHSFMNTGRTVVTRKEFELYCQWVTRQMPQKLSFNSKIESLKYDGDLFTIETDKEKYKSKHICIGTGVSPRIPEFSRKYLSKNFFHAKSKEISSLNLEGKRLAIIGGGQTGVEIFRNALKGKWGKATNITLVSSRPNLEPLDESPFTNEYFTPNYVENFYDIKQEVKEKIVNYQRLSSDGNTPTYLQDLYNDLYFMQNIEKSEINFKILPYRRFKEVIDTNDYYTLQLMNSFDGNSELIKADIVILCTGFENKIPTLIEPIQELIDFDPYKRFKINKDFSIMWDGHDKNKIFAQNFSRYGHGISEPQTSLMAWRSAVITNSVSNEDIYELNNFVPNFLTYETQR, from the coding sequence ATGTGTAATCCAATTGATTTAGCAGGTATTGGAATTGGCCCCTTTAACTTAAGCCTCGCTGCTATTAGTGAGAAGAACCAAAATCTAAAAACACATTTCTTTGATCAGAAACCAGACTTTCTGTGGCACTCAGAAATCAGTTTCAAAGACTCAGATATGCAAACATCCTTTCTAAAAGATTTAGTGACTGGGATTGATCCAACAAGCCCCTATTCTTTCTTAAACTATCTCGTGAAGAACGGACTCTTCCACTCTTTTATGAATACGGGAAGAACGGTCGTTACAAGAAAAGAATTTGAACTCTATTGCCAATGGGTCACGAGACAAATGCCACAAAAGCTTTCTTTTAACTCTAAGATTGAATCTCTCAAATATGATGGTGATTTATTTACAATCGAAACAGATAAAGAGAAATACAAAAGTAAACATATCTGTATTGGAACAGGTGTTAGCCCAAGAATTCCGGAATTTTCTAGGAAATACCTTTCAAAAAACTTCTTCCATGCAAAGTCTAAGGAAATTAGCTCACTAAACTTAGAAGGAAAGAGACTAGCAATCATTGGAGGAGGACAAACGGGAGTTGAGATCTTTAGGAATGCCCTAAAAGGCAAATGGGGCAAGGCCACAAATATCACTCTTGTAAGCTCGCGACCTAATCTAGAACCACTTGATGAATCCCCTTTTACTAATGAGTACTTTACTCCAAATTATGTCGAAAATTTTTATGATATTAAACAAGAGGTCAAAGAGAAAATAGTCAACTACCAAAGACTTTCAAGTGATGGAAATACTCCAACCTACTTACAAGACCTCTATAACGATCTCTACTTCATGCAAAATATCGAAAAATCTGAAATTAACTTTAAAATTCTTCCTTATAGAAGATTTAAAGAAGTTATTGATACGAACGATTACTATACATTGCAATTAATGAATTCATTTGATGGTAATAGTGAACTGATTAAAGCAGATATTGTCATTCTTTGCACAGGTTTTGAAAACAAGATCCCTACTCTTATTGAACCAATACAAGAGCTTATTGACTTTGACCCTTATAAGAGATTCAAGATCAACAAGGACTTTTCAATCATGTGGGATGGTCATGATAAAAATAAAATCTTCGCTCAAAACTTTTCAAGATATGGCCATGGAATTTCCGAGCCTCAAACGAGTCTCATGGCCTGGAGATCAGCAGTGATCACCAATTCAGTCTCTAATGAAGATATATATGAACTCAACAATTTTGTACCAAACTTTTTAACTTATGAAACACAACGATAA
- a CDS encoding TonB-dependent receptor yields the protein MSKAVIILSLLTSGLTQANETRLETITVKGNKENNKLKDNVQSISVLKSTDLDIAGQKNSLEVLNANSNVSVNENGTNFSIRGINNTGVTGFQKDNLASVIIDDIFQTDLALKAGSFNTWDLSQVEVHKGAQSTTQGVNSLAGSVNVYRQKAEDFQNYSIRLGYGKDNHYELGATLNQVVIANKMAIRGSLSYQNDDGFIKNTTTNNDKISQVKNLNTNISTVYQVNDDIQLIYTNKFSTKTAGSQYVQSSDPFLYEVYENIELDETTKTEQHGLTYEHQLKKDLKNTMVFAYSKSYQKHLSDGEGLATDEAGLRKEQHKDQFMSFENRLSMSSSKFKNTLGLHVHEFKLNNRHDFNILYPIGSSSTPLETNQVTNRKRFAASLFNSFNYYHNDQIFNLGARIEYVKNDYSTHVDAKRTQNLGSSINTSIDNYLNGVNGPYGGDNDDVIFLPKLSYIKNFDQHSVGVAYTKGYRTSGLSINRSKAKAVDYSAEFTDNLDLTYRFEKKGLNLSFNAFYIKWKDQQVQVKLSSDFYDSQVENASSSHLFGGELEAKYKLFNKDQLALNLGYVKTAFDDFINNNTNYENKEFPNAPNWTSSLSYQHKFNDSLTLGPIARYLSSSYSDAENTRSVPEQFYLDLNAQYSLGSTLIEAYVTNLLDKKYLLKDGSPSSSTSTYKANYHQVNTPRQYGVRATYYW from the coding sequence ATGAGCAAGGCAGTTATTATCCTTAGCCTTTTAACAAGTGGACTTACTCAAGCAAATGAAACGCGACTTGAGACGATTACCGTTAAAGGAAATAAAGAAAACAATAAACTTAAAGATAATGTCCAAAGTATCTCTGTATTAAAGTCTACAGATCTCGATATCGCGGGACAGAAGAATTCTTTAGAAGTACTCAATGCAAATTCGAATGTCAGTGTTAATGAAAATGGCACAAATTTTAGTATACGAGGAATCAATAACACTGGAGTCACAGGCTTTCAAAAAGACAATCTGGCCAGCGTTATTATTGATGATATCTTTCAAACAGATCTTGCACTCAAAGCGGGATCTTTCAATACTTGGGACCTCTCACAAGTAGAAGTTCATAAAGGAGCTCAATCAACTACTCAAGGAGTCAATTCTCTCGCAGGGAGTGTGAATGTCTATAGGCAAAAGGCAGAGGACTTTCAAAATTATTCGATTCGACTTGGTTATGGAAAAGATAATCACTATGAGCTAGGGGCAACCCTAAACCAAGTGGTTATTGCTAATAAAATGGCCATTCGCGGTTCCCTTTCTTATCAAAATGATGATGGGTTTATCAAAAACACAACAACAAATAATGATAAGATTTCGCAAGTAAAAAACCTAAATACGAATATTAGTACAGTCTATCAAGTTAATGATGATATCCAGCTTATTTATACAAATAAATTTTCAACAAAAACGGCGGGCAGTCAGTACGTACAAAGTTCAGACCCTTTTCTCTATGAAGTTTATGAAAATATCGAACTTGATGAAACCACTAAGACCGAGCAACACGGTTTAACTTATGAACATCAGCTCAAAAAGGACCTTAAAAACACAATGGTTTTTGCCTATTCAAAGTCTTATCAAAAACATCTCTCTGATGGAGAAGGACTTGCGACAGACGAGGCAGGGCTTAGAAAAGAGCAACATAAAGATCAATTTATGAGTTTTGAAAATCGCCTTAGTATGAGCTCTTCGAAGTTCAAAAATACGCTTGGGCTTCATGTTCATGAATTCAAACTCAACAATAGGCACGACTTTAATATCCTCTATCCAATTGGTTCAAGTTCAACACCTTTAGAAACAAACCAAGTTACAAATAGAAAGAGATTTGCGGCCTCTCTTTTTAACTCGTTCAACTATTATCACAATGACCAGATATTTAATCTTGGGGCAAGAATTGAGTATGTTAAAAATGATTACTCAACCCATGTTGATGCAAAGAGAACCCAGAATTTAGGGTCATCAATAAATACTTCGATCGACAATTATCTAAACGGAGTTAATGGTCCTTACGGTGGAGATAATGATGATGTTATTTTTCTACCAAAGCTTTCCTATATCAAAAACTTTGATCAACATTCTGTTGGAGTAGCTTACACGAAAGGTTATCGCACGAGTGGTCTTAGCATTAACCGCTCAAAGGCTAAGGCCGTCGATTACTCAGCAGAATTCACAGATAATCTCGATCTTACATATCGCTTTGAAAAAAAGGGATTGAACCTTTCATTTAATGCCTTTTACATCAAGTGGAAAGATCAACAAGTTCAAGTAAAGCTTTCTTCAGATTTCTATGATTCACAGGTTGAAAATGCTTCTTCATCTCACCTCTTTGGTGGTGAACTGGAAGCTAAATACAAGCTCTTTAACAAAGATCAACTGGCCTTAAATCTAGGATATGTTAAGACGGCCTTTGATGATTTTATTAATAATAATACGAACTATGAGAATAAAGAATTCCCAAATGCACCGAACTGGACTTCATCGTTAAGCTATCAGCACAAGTTCAATGATTCACTTACTCTTGGCCCAATAGCTCGTTATCTAAGCTCATCTTATTCTGATGCCGAAAATACGAGATCAGTTCCAGAGCAATTCTATTTGGACCTCAATGCTCAGTATTCATTAGGCTCAACTCTCATTGAAGCCTATGTTACAAATCTCTTAGACAAGAAATATCTTTTAAAAGATGGTTCACCATCGAGTTCAACATCGACTTATAAAGCAAATTATCACCAGGTCAATACTCCAAGGCAGTATGGAGTGCGTGCAACATATTACTGGTAA